A genomic segment from Peribacillus sp. ACCC06369 encodes:
- a CDS encoding endonuclease MutS2, producing MHNKALKTLEFHKIKEQLISHASSSIGKEKAQHLMPSTDFEEVSRWQEETDESAKIVRLKGNLPLGGIFDIRPHAKRAQIGGMLSPMELMELASTIRAGRILSRFFEELAEQEIEVPLLAEYIDSLHPLIDLQQEITYAVSEHGEVMDSASDKLRTLRNQIRTNESRVREKLESMIRSSNASKMLSDAIITIRNDRFVIPVKQEYRSVYGGIIHDQSSSGQTLFIEPQAIVQLNNVLQETRVKETQEIERILVELSEKVGAFTPELLHNVKVLAQIDFLVAKAKYAKAIKGSKPILNNEGRVKLFKAKHPLIPSDVVVANDIFLGDEFTTIVITGPNTGGKTVTLKTIGLCTLMAQSGLQIPALDGSETAVFSSVYADIGDEQSIEQSLSTFSSHMVNIVDILKNVDYDSLVLFDELGAGTDPQEGAALAISILDEVYKRGARVIATTHYPELKAYGYDREGVINASVEFNVETLSPTYKLLIGVPGRSNAFEISKRLGLEESVISNARSHIGEDTNKVENMIASLEDSRKKAEEEEQEAKNHLKQAEILHKDLQRQIGEYHEERDAMVEKAAKEAAAIVENAQKEAEAIIADLRKLRLEKHADVKEHELIDAKKRLEEAAPKVKKTSNKVARPLDKSLKPGDEVKVVSFGQKGHLIEKVSSNEWQVQIGIMKMKVKESDLEFIKATKVKEIKPLTTVKGRDYHVSVELDLRGERFENAISRVEKYVDDALLAGYSSVSIIHGKGTGALRSGVQEYLKNHRSVKRIRFGEAGEGGTGVTVVEFK from the coding sequence ATGCATAATAAAGCTTTAAAGACATTGGAATTTCATAAAATAAAAGAACAATTAATCTCACACGCATCCTCTTCCATAGGAAAAGAGAAGGCACAGCACTTGATGCCTTCTACTGATTTTGAAGAGGTGTCGAGATGGCAGGAAGAAACAGATGAGTCAGCAAAAATCGTCCGCTTGAAAGGTAACTTGCCATTGGGCGGGATTTTTGATATCCGTCCTCATGCAAAAAGGGCACAGATTGGCGGAATGCTCTCACCTATGGAATTGATGGAACTTGCGAGTACCATTCGAGCCGGCAGGATTCTCAGCCGTTTCTTCGAAGAACTTGCAGAACAGGAAATTGAAGTTCCGCTTTTAGCCGAATATATCGATTCCCTTCATCCATTGATTGATTTGCAGCAGGAAATTACGTATGCAGTAAGCGAGCATGGCGAAGTGATGGATTCTGCTAGCGATAAGCTCCGTACCCTAAGAAACCAAATTCGGACGAACGAAAGCCGTGTCCGGGAAAAACTGGAAAGCATGATCCGTTCTTCCAATGCATCAAAGATGTTATCGGACGCCATCATCACCATCCGGAATGACCGTTTTGTCATCCCGGTAAAACAGGAATACCGCAGTGTGTATGGCGGGATCATTCATGATCAATCCTCATCTGGGCAGACATTGTTCATTGAACCGCAAGCAATCGTTCAATTGAATAATGTCCTGCAGGAAACCCGAGTGAAGGAAACGCAGGAAATAGAACGGATCCTGGTCGAACTTTCGGAAAAGGTAGGTGCGTTCACCCCTGAATTGCTTCATAATGTCAAAGTCCTTGCACAAATCGATTTTCTTGTCGCCAAGGCAAAGTATGCAAAAGCGATAAAAGGGTCCAAACCGATTCTGAATAATGAGGGACGCGTGAAATTATTCAAAGCGAAACACCCGCTCATTCCGAGTGATGTTGTCGTAGCCAATGACATTTTCCTTGGTGATGAATTTACGACAATCGTCATCACCGGACCGAATACAGGAGGTAAAACGGTTACCCTGAAAACGATTGGCCTCTGTACATTAATGGCCCAGTCAGGTCTGCAAATCCCTGCGCTTGATGGTTCCGAAACGGCAGTGTTTTCCTCTGTTTATGCCGATATTGGCGATGAACAGTCGATTGAACAAAGCTTAAGTACATTCTCTTCGCATATGGTCAATATTGTCGATATCCTTAAGAATGTCGATTATGATAGCCTAGTTTTATTCGATGAGCTTGGAGCGGGAACTGACCCTCAGGAAGGTGCCGCTTTGGCCATTTCCATTTTGGATGAAGTGTATAAGCGCGGTGCACGTGTGATTGCCACGACACATTACCCGGAATTAAAAGCTTATGGATATGATCGGGAAGGCGTCATTAATGCAAGCGTTGAATTTAATGTGGAAACATTGAGTCCCACCTATAAACTTTTGATCGGTGTACCGGGACGGAGTAATGCGTTTGAAATATCCAAGCGCCTTGGTTTGGAAGAAAGCGTGATAAGCAACGCCCGCAGCCATATTGGTGAGGATACGAATAAAGTTGAGAATATGATAGCGTCCCTTGAAGACAGCCGCAAGAAGGCCGAAGAAGAGGAGCAGGAAGCCAAGAATCACTTGAAACAGGCAGAAATCCTTCATAAAGACCTTCAAAGGCAAATTGGTGAATACCATGAAGAACGGGATGCTATGGTTGAAAAGGCAGCAAAAGAGGCAGCGGCGATCGTTGAAAATGCACAAAAAGAAGCGGAAGCGATTATAGCTGACTTACGTAAACTGCGACTCGAAAAGCATGCCGATGTTAAAGAACATGAACTGATTGATGCAAAAAAACGGCTCGAAGAAGCAGCGCCTAAAGTGAAAAAAACATCAAATAAAGTGGCGAGGCCTCTGGATAAAAGCTTGAAACCTGGAGATGAAGTAAAGGTCGTAAGTTTTGGTCAAAAAGGTCATTTGATCGAGAAGGTATCAAGTAATGAATGGCAGGTTCAGATCGGCATCATGAAAATGAAGGTGAAGGAGTCTGACCTAGAATTCATCAAGGCCACGAAAGTAAAAGAAATAAAGCCGCTTACTACGGTAAAAGGTCGCGATTATCATGTTAGCGTGGAACTTGACCTACGTGGTGAACGCTTTGAAAATGCAATATCAAGAGTGGAAAAGTACGTTGATGATGCTCTTTTGGCCGGTTATTCCAGTGTCTCCATCATTCATGGTAAAGGAACGGGCGCTCTCCGGTCCGGGGTCCAGGAATACTTGAAAAATCACCGCTCTGTCAAAAGGATTCGCTTCGGCGAAGCCGGTGAAGGCGGAACAGGTGTTACGGTGGTGGAATTTAAATAA
- a CDS encoding electron transfer flavoprotein subunit beta/FixA family protein, which yields MNIYVLLKRTFDTEEKITLSNGKINEDGAEFIINPYDEYAVEEAIQVRDAQGGEVTVISVGTEEAEKQLRTALAMGADKAVLINIEDDIENGDQFTTAKIIGEYLKGKNADLIIAGNVAIDGGSGQVGPRVAEILEIPYITTITKLDIANGNVSVIRDVEGDSETIEASLPLLVTAQQGLNEPRYPSLPGIMKAKKKPLEELELDDLDLEEEDVEAKTKTIEIYLPAKKEAGKVLNGEIGAQVSELVQLLRSEAKVI from the coding sequence GTGAACATTTATGTACTGCTGAAAAGAACATTTGATACAGAAGAAAAAATTACACTATCCAACGGGAAAATTAATGAGGATGGAGCAGAATTCATCATTAATCCATACGATGAATATGCTGTTGAAGAAGCAATCCAGGTGCGAGATGCACAAGGCGGCGAAGTAACGGTTATTTCTGTCGGAACCGAAGAGGCTGAAAAGCAATTACGCACAGCGCTTGCAATGGGGGCTGACAAAGCCGTATTGATAAATATTGAGGACGACATAGAAAATGGCGATCAATTCACGACTGCCAAAATTATAGGCGAATACTTAAAAGGTAAAAATGCCGATCTAATCATTGCAGGGAACGTTGCAATCGATGGCGGTTCTGGTCAAGTGGGTCCACGAGTTGCCGAGATTTTAGAAATTCCTTATATTACAACCATTACTAAACTGGACATTGCAAATGGAAATGTAAGCGTTATCCGGGATGTCGAAGGGGACTCTGAAACGATCGAAGCATCTCTTCCATTGTTAGTGACAGCTCAACAAGGGCTAAATGAGCCACGTTATCCTTCTTTGCCGGGAATCATGAAAGCGAAGAAAAAACCGCTTGAAGAATTGGAATTGGATGACCTGGATTTGGAAGAGGAAGATGTTGAAGCAAAAACAAAAACGATTGAAATCTACCTTCCTGCGAAAAAAGAAGCTGGAAAAGTATTGAACGGCGAAATCGGTGCCCAAGTCAGCGAACTTGTTCAATTATTACGCAGCGAAGCAAAAGTGATTTAA
- the polX gene encoding DNA polymerase/3'-5' exonuclease PolX yields the protein MTINKKDIIKLLEKIAIYMELKGENPFKVSAFRKAAGALETDDRSLTAIEDFTALNGIGKGTASVIEEYMNEGKSTVLEELQEQVPKGLIPLLQLQGLGGKKIAKLHKELHVNDVNDLKLACEEGRVAALAGFGKKTEEKILSAIAEAGSRPDRLPLAFMRPIADDIETALANMEYIIRSSRAGSIRRMRETIKDLDFIISTDHPEEVKDQLLALKGIKQVIAAGDTKVSVVLDYEYDISVDFRIVKDKEFITTLHHFTGSKDHNVRMRQLAKDRGEKISEYGVEVAETGEVLTFETEERFYNHFGLPFIPPELREDGTEVEHYDANEPLMSLEAIKGDLHMHTTWSDGAHTIEEMIEACRAKGYRYMAITDHSQYLKVANGLTVERLREQKRIIHEMNEKYDDFTVLSGIEMDILPDGTLDYDDELLAEMDLVIASIHSSFSQPRETIMERLKTALNNPHVDIIAHPTGRIIGRRAGYDVDIEMLIELARETNTALELNANPNRLDLAPPHLRKAQEAGVPIVINTDAHSIDMLDHMPVGVSSAKKGWIKESTVLNARDTDGLLAFLKRND from the coding sequence ATGACGATTAATAAAAAAGATATCATTAAATTATTAGAAAAAATCGCAATATATATGGAATTAAAAGGAGAGAACCCGTTCAAGGTTTCAGCTTTCCGAAAGGCAGCAGGCGCCTTGGAGACAGATGACCGGAGCCTGACGGCCATCGAAGACTTTACCGCTTTAAATGGAATCGGGAAAGGAACGGCATCCGTCATCGAAGAGTATATGAATGAGGGGAAATCGACTGTACTTGAAGAGCTTCAGGAGCAGGTGCCAAAAGGTCTGATTCCGCTCTTGCAGCTTCAAGGTTTGGGCGGGAAGAAAATTGCCAAGCTTCATAAAGAGCTGCATGTAAATGATGTGAATGATCTTAAACTCGCCTGTGAAGAAGGCAGGGTCGCGGCGCTTGCCGGTTTCGGCAAAAAAACGGAAGAGAAGATCCTGTCTGCGATTGCCGAGGCAGGTTCAAGGCCTGATCGGCTGCCCCTTGCCTTCATGAGGCCGATTGCGGATGATATTGAAACGGCCCTTGCTAACATGGAATACATCATCCGTTCTTCCAGAGCCGGCAGCATCAGGCGTATGAGGGAAACGATCAAGGACCTCGATTTCATCATCTCGACAGATCATCCCGAAGAAGTTAAGGATCAACTGCTTGCATTAAAGGGCATAAAGCAAGTGATTGCAGCGGGTGATACAAAAGTATCGGTCGTGCTAGATTATGAATATGATATTTCCGTCGATTTCCGGATCGTGAAGGATAAGGAATTCATAACGACACTCCATCATTTTACCGGTTCGAAAGATCACAATGTGCGAATGCGCCAGCTGGCTAAAGATCGCGGTGAGAAAATCAGCGAATATGGGGTGGAAGTGGCTGAAACCGGTGAGGTATTGACGTTTGAAACAGAAGAACGTTTTTATAATCATTTTGGTCTTCCATTCATTCCCCCAGAACTGCGTGAAGACGGAACGGAAGTAGAGCATTATGATGCAAATGAACCTCTCATGTCTTTGGAGGCCATCAAAGGTGACCTGCACATGCATACCACATGGAGTGATGGGGCTCATACCATTGAAGAAATGATTGAAGCGTGCCGTGCAAAAGGTTATCGATATATGGCCATAACCGATCATTCGCAATATTTGAAAGTTGCGAACGGCTTGACCGTGGAACGTTTACGGGAACAAAAACGGATCATCCATGAAATGAATGAAAAATACGATGATTTTACCGTTCTTTCGGGGATTGAAATGGATATACTTCCTGATGGGACACTTGATTATGACGATGAGCTGCTTGCAGAGATGGATTTGGTTATCGCATCGATCCACTCAAGCTTTTCACAGCCGCGGGAAACGATCATGGAGCGCTTAAAAACGGCTCTGAATAATCCGCATGTCGACATAATCGCCCATCCAACGGGAAGGATTATCGGCAGACGCGCCGGATATGATGTCGATATAGAGATGCTGATCGAACTGGCACGCGAAACGAATACCGCCTTGGAATTGAATGCGAATCCGAACCGATTGGATTTGGCACCTCCCCATCTGCGCAAGGCACAGGAAGCAGGCGTTCCGATTGTTATCAATACAGATGCCCACAGCATCGATATGCTTGATCATATGCCTGTTGGGGTCTCGTCGGCCAAAAAGGGCTGGATTAAAGAATCAACGGTTCTTAATGCAAGGGATACGGATGGATTATTAGCGTTTTTAAAGAGAAATGATTAA
- a CDS encoding electron transfer flavoprotein subunit alpha/FixB family protein encodes MARKFLVLGEVRDGSLRNVSFEAIGAAKLAADGGEIVGVLVGDSVQNFGNELIQYGADRVVAVENDQLKQYTSDGYAQGLLAVIEQEKPEGIFFGHTALGKDLAPKLAGKLESGLISDVTSIEEEGGNIVFTRPIYSGKAFEKKIVTDGVIFATIRPNNIEPLAKDESRSGDVSALSVDIKDLRTIIKDVVRKASEGVDLSEAKVIIAGGRGVKSEDGFEPLKELAQVLGGAVGASRGACDADYCDYSLQIGQTGKVVTPDLYIACGISGAIQHLAGMSNSKVIVAINKDPEANIFNIADYGIVGDLFEVVPLLTEEFKKLKVNA; translated from the coding sequence ATGGCTAGAAAGTTTCTTGTATTGGGCGAAGTTCGCGACGGTTCACTAAGAAATGTATCATTTGAAGCTATCGGTGCGGCTAAACTTGCTGCAGATGGCGGGGAAATCGTAGGTGTTTTAGTTGGTGACAGTGTTCAAAATTTCGGAAATGAATTGATCCAGTATGGTGCAGACCGGGTTGTTGCAGTCGAAAATGATCAATTGAAACAATATACTTCAGATGGTTATGCGCAAGGATTGCTTGCCGTCATCGAGCAGGAAAAGCCAGAAGGGATTTTCTTTGGACATACGGCTCTGGGAAAAGACCTTGCACCTAAATTGGCTGGAAAGCTTGAATCAGGATTGATTTCCGACGTTACATCCATTGAAGAAGAAGGCGGAAATATCGTTTTCACCCGCCCGATATATTCTGGTAAAGCATTTGAAAAGAAAATTGTTACAGATGGCGTGATATTCGCGACAATCCGTCCGAACAATATTGAACCGTTAGCGAAAGATGAGTCCCGCTCTGGTGATGTTTCTGCATTAAGTGTGGATATTAAGGATTTACGCACAATCATCAAAGATGTTGTTAGAAAAGCTAGTGAAGGGGTCGACCTTTCAGAAGCAAAAGTAATCATCGCAGGTGGCCGTGGCGTGAAAAGTGAAGATGGTTTTGAACCATTGAAGGAACTGGCACAAGTACTGGGCGGAGCGGTAGGTGCTTCCCGCGGTGCATGTGATGCGGACTATTGCGATTACTCTTTGCAAATCGGGCAAACGGGTAAAGTCGTTACACCAGACCTTTATATCGCCTGCGGTATTTCTGGAGCGATACAGCATTTAGCGGGGATGTCCAACTCCAAGGTTATCGTTGCCATCAACAAAGACCCGGAAGCTAACATATTCAATATAGCTGATTATGGAATTGTCGGAGATCTTTTCGAAGTCGTTCCATTACTTACGGAAGAATTCAAAAAACTAAAAGTTAACGCTTAA
- the zapA gene encoding cell division protein ZapA, whose translation MSDDKRNKTTVDIYGQPYTIVGTESASHMRLVASMVDEKMREIRMKNPYLDTSKLAVLTAVNTIHEYIKLKDELDQLQLELKREKD comes from the coding sequence TTGTCAGACGATAAACGAAATAAAACAACAGTTGATATATACGGACAACCATATACAATAGTCGGTACAGAAAGCGCGAGTCATATGCGCCTGGTCGCTTCGATGGTTGACGAAAAAATGAGAGAGATCAGGATGAAAAATCCATATTTGGATACAAGTAAGCTAGCGGTACTAACGGCCGTGAATACGATTCACGAATATATAAAATTAAAAGATGAACTAGACCAGCTTCAACTGGAATTAAAGAGAGAGAAGGACTGA
- a CDS encoding enoyl-CoA hydratase, with protein sequence MEYLKLSVENHVAFITIDHAPANALSTAIIGELSQAFDQIEQDEAVRVVLLHGEGRFFSAGADIKEFTEVTNGKAFEKLTKNGQSVFEKIESFPKPVIAAIHGAALGGGLELAMSCHIRLVTEKAKLGLPELQLGLIPGFAGTQRLPRYVGMAKAAEMLFTSEPITGIQAVQCGLANHAFSDEELIPKAKELANKIAKKSPLALKAAIELLNYSKHDSYYKGVEREADLFGKAFDTADAKEGIGAFMEKREAVFKGK encoded by the coding sequence ATGGAATACCTTAAGCTTTCTGTCGAAAATCATGTAGCATTTATAACGATTGATCATGCACCAGCAAATGCGCTTTCCACGGCAATCATCGGAGAGCTGTCACAGGCCTTTGATCAAATTGAGCAAGACGAAGCCGTACGGGTTGTCCTTCTTCATGGTGAAGGAAGATTTTTCTCTGCAGGAGCAGACATTAAAGAGTTTACGGAAGTGACAAACGGTAAGGCTTTCGAGAAGCTGACCAAGAATGGTCAATCTGTATTCGAGAAAATCGAATCTTTTCCAAAGCCGGTCATTGCAGCCATCCATGGTGCGGCGCTTGGCGGAGGATTGGAGCTGGCCATGTCCTGTCACATCCGTTTGGTAACCGAAAAGGCTAAACTAGGTTTGCCTGAACTGCAGTTGGGCTTAATCCCTGGATTTGCTGGCACCCAGCGTCTTCCTCGTTATGTGGGTATGGCAAAGGCCGCTGAAATGCTGTTTACAAGTGAACCGATTACAGGTATCCAAGCTGTGCAATGCGGATTGGCCAATCATGCTTTCTCGGATGAAGAACTGATTCCAAAAGCGAAGGAACTAGCCAATAAAATTGCCAAGAAAAGCCCTCTGGCTTTAAAGGCGGCTATAGAATTATTAAATTATTCCAAGCATGATTCCTACTATAAAGGTGTGGAAAGGGAAGCCGATCTCTTTGGCAAAGCTTTCGATACTGCTGACGCAAAAGAAGGAATTGGCGCTTTCATGGAAAAAAGAGAAGCTGTATTCAAAGGGAAATAA
- a CDS encoding DUF350 domain-containing protein — translation MENMWENEYVYIAARYSVVILCMIVFLAIFELVTKYKNWEEIKQGNFSVALATGGKIFGIAYVFQQSILHQNSMLTMIGWGVYGFILLLIGYFIFEFMTPGFKIDEEIQKDNRAVGFLSMIISIALSFVIGAGIS, via the coding sequence ATGGAGAACATGTGGGAAAATGAATATGTATATATAGCTGCTCGTTACAGTGTCGTCATTCTTTGCATGATTGTTTTTTTAGCCATTTTTGAACTTGTCACAAAGTACAAGAACTGGGAGGAAATCAAACAGGGAAACTTTTCTGTCGCGTTGGCAACAGGTGGTAAAATATTTGGAATCGCCTATGTATTCCAACAGTCCATCCTCCATCAGAATTCGATGCTTACCATGATTGGCTGGGGCGTATACGGATTTATCCTTCTGTTGATCGGTTATTTCATTTTTGAATTTATGACTCCTGGATTTAAAATAGATGAAGAGATACAAAAAGATAATCGGGCAGTTGGATTCCTATCGATGATCATTTCAATCGCATTATCTTTTGTCATCGGCGCAGGAATTTCTTAA
- a CDS encoding CvpA family protein, with the protein MLDLAILAILLIGLLIGLKRGFILQTVHMTGFIVAFIVAYVFYGDLAPNLKLWIPFPTMGDSSTINMFFDTVGLDTAYYNAIAFAIIFFAAKILWQMIGSMLNFITHLPILKQLNRWGGGILGFIEVYLIMFIILYIAAMLPMDSIQKPLTGSFLAESIVKHTPFLSEQVKELWFHDLKQS; encoded by the coding sequence ATGCTTGATTTAGCAATTCTGGCCATTCTTTTAATCGGTTTATTAATCGGTTTAAAGCGTGGCTTCATTTTACAAACGGTTCATATGACTGGGTTCATAGTAGCCTTCATCGTCGCCTATGTATTTTACGGAGATCTTGCTCCCAATTTGAAATTGTGGATTCCGTTTCCGACTATGGGGGATTCCTCGACCATTAATATGTTTTTCGATACAGTCGGGCTGGACACGGCGTATTACAATGCAATTGCCTTTGCAATCATTTTCTTTGCTGCCAAGATTCTTTGGCAAATGATCGGGTCCATGCTGAATTTCATTACCCATCTTCCGATTTTAAAACAGCTGAATCGCTGGGGTGGAGGGATATTGGGCTTTATCGAAGTCTATCTTATCATGTTTATTATATTATATATAGCTGCCATGCTGCCAATGGATTCCATCCAGAAACCATTAACGGGATCTTTTCTGGCAGAATCGATCGTGAAACATACACCGTTCCTTTCCGAGCAAGTGAAGGAACTTTGGTTTCATGATTTAAAACAATCTTAA
- a CDS encoding AMP-binding protein, whose amino-acid sequence MSNKPWQAIYPEQIPAVLSYEDKPLYSFLKESAEEFPDKVSIHFQGKELTFQEVHESALKFAAYLKSIGLQKGERVAVMLPNCPQGVISFFGILMAGGVVVQTNPTYTERELEYQMKDSGVKIILAMDILFPRVTAVASRTDIEHIIVTAIKEYLPFPKNLIYPFIQKKQYGIVINVEHVGNHHLFSEIMKQKVPEEVAEPIDVNNDLALLQYTGGTTGFPKGVMLTHKNLLANTKMCNAWLYKNKRGEERILAILPFFHVYGMTTVLVLSVMEGNTMIIMPKFDVEATLKTIQKQKPTMFPGAPTMYIGLLNHPDIAKYDLSSINACISGSAPLPLEVQEQFEKITGGKLVEGFGLSETSPVTHANFIWDQPRVKGSIGLPWPDTDSVILSLETGEELPPNEIGEIAIKGPQVMQGYWNRPDETESTFKDGWLLTGDLGYMDERGFFYVVERKKDTIIAGGFNIYPREVEEVLYEHEAIQEVVVAGIPDPYRGETVKAYVVLKKNARVTEDELNDFARKSLASYKVPRSYEFREELPKTTIGKILRRVLIEEEKKKISEERKEA is encoded by the coding sequence ATGAGCAATAAGCCATGGCAAGCTATTTATCCGGAACAGATACCAGCGGTTTTGTCGTACGAAGATAAACCTCTTTATTCTTTTTTGAAGGAATCAGCCGAAGAATTCCCTGATAAAGTATCGATTCATTTCCAGGGAAAAGAATTAACTTTCCAGGAAGTGCATGAATCTGCTTTAAAGTTCGCAGCGTATTTAAAAAGTATCGGTCTTCAAAAAGGAGAACGCGTTGCCGTCATGCTTCCGAACTGCCCTCAGGGTGTCATAAGCTTTTTTGGGATATTGATGGCTGGCGGTGTCGTGGTTCAAACGAATCCAACCTATACTGAACGTGAATTAGAGTATCAAATGAAAGATTCAGGAGTGAAAATAATTTTAGCGATGGATATTTTATTTCCCCGTGTCACTGCAGTCGCTTCAAGAACGGATATAGAACATATAATTGTAACCGCTATCAAGGAATATTTACCTTTTCCGAAAAATCTTATCTATCCTTTTATTCAAAAAAAGCAATATGGCATTGTCATCAATGTGGAGCATGTGGGCAATCATCATTTATTTTCCGAAATCATGAAACAAAAGGTCCCTGAAGAAGTCGCCGAGCCGATCGATGTGAATAACGACCTTGCACTTTTGCAATATACTGGCGGGACAACAGGCTTTCCCAAAGGGGTCATGCTTACCCATAAGAACTTGCTGGCAAATACAAAAATGTGCAATGCATGGCTTTATAAAAATAAGCGCGGTGAGGAAAGGATCCTTGCGATACTCCCATTCTTCCATGTGTACGGTATGACGACAGTCTTGGTTCTTTCCGTCATGGAAGGGAACACCATGATCATCATGCCGAAGTTTGATGTTGAAGCGACGCTTAAAACCATCCAAAAACAGAAACCGACCATGTTTCCAGGAGCGCCAACGATGTATATCGGCCTCTTGAACCATCCGGATATCGCTAAGTATGACCTTTCTTCCATCAATGCCTGCATAAGCGGTTCTGCACCATTACCTTTAGAGGTTCAAGAGCAGTTTGAGAAAATTACCGGCGGGAAGCTGGTTGAAGGCTTTGGACTGTCGGAAACCTCACCGGTAACCCATGCTAATTTCATTTGGGATCAGCCGCGTGTAAAAGGAAGCATTGGATTGCCATGGCCAGATACCGACTCGGTGATTCTGTCCTTGGAAACGGGCGAAGAGCTTCCTCCGAATGAAATTGGTGAGATTGCCATAAAAGGACCTCAGGTAATGCAAGGTTACTGGAACCGTCCGGATGAAACGGAAAGCACTTTTAAAGATGGCTGGCTACTAACAGGCGACCTGGGTTACATGGATGAGCGTGGGTTCTTTTATGTAGTCGAGAGGAAAAAGGATACAATCATTGCTGGTGGTTTCAATATATACCCACGTGAGGTGGAAGAGGTACTATACGAGCATGAGGCCATACAGGAGGTTGTTGTGGCAGGTATCCCTGACCCATATCGCGGTGAGACCGTCAAAGCCTACGTCGTACTGAAAAAAAATGCCCGGGTGACTGAAGATGAATTGAATGATTTTGCTAGAAAAAGCCTGGCTTCCTATAAGGTGCCGCGCAGCTATGAATTTAGGGAGGAACTTCCTAAAACGACGATAGGAAAGATTCTGAGAAGAGTCCTTATCGAGGAAGAAAAGAAAAAAATATCGGAGGAAAGAAAAGAAGCGTAA
- a CDS encoding TetR/AcrR family transcriptional regulator produces the protein MKRNRPKYNQIIDAAVIVIAQNGYYQAQVSKIAKQAGVADGTIYLYFKNKEDILISLFHEKMGYFVEQIEEELKGKTTASDKLHVLIQKHFQNLSEDVNLAIVTQLELRQSNKELRLRINDVLRGYLNLIDQIIIEGKENGEFLPDLNNLLARQMIFGTIDETVTTWVMNEQKYSLPDLAPDVHRLLIGGCGLKS, from the coding sequence GTGAAACGCAACAGACCAAAGTATAACCAAATTATTGATGCGGCCGTTATCGTCATTGCCCAAAACGGTTACTATCAAGCTCAAGTATCCAAAATCGCCAAGCAGGCAGGCGTAGCGGATGGCACCATATATCTTTATTTTAAAAATAAAGAAGATATCTTAATATCATTATTCCATGAAAAGATGGGCTATTTTGTGGAACAGATCGAAGAAGAACTAAAAGGAAAGACCACAGCTTCGGATAAACTGCATGTGCTCATCCAAAAACATTTTCAAAACCTTTCAGAAGACGTGAATTTAGCAATTGTCACTCAGTTGGAATTAAGACAGTCGAATAAAGAATTACGCCTAAGGATTAATGATGTGTTAAGAGGATATTTAAATTTAATCGATCAGATCATTATAGAAGGAAAAGAGAACGGCGAATTTTTGCCTGATTTAAATAATTTACTTGCCAGGCAGATGATTTTTGGAACGATTGACGAAACAGTGACGACTTGGGTCATGAATGAGCAAAAGTATTCGCTCCCAGACCTTGCACCAGACGTTCACCGCCTTCTAATTGGCGGCTGTGGCTTGAAAAGTTAA